In Pectobacterium aroidearum, the following are encoded in one genomic region:
- a CDS encoding site-specific DNA-methyltransferase has protein sequence MANERITEHSAKQKENAESSCSIDVLSERRQDESCPSPFDISRDLFDIPSTTPNFRTELAAQLAELIPEAVADGKLDVEKLRELLADDVADSNERFGLFWPGKKRALRAAQASTTATLKPDFANSKDWDTTQNVFIEGDNLEVLKILQRHYHNKIKLIYIDPPYNKGKDFVYPDNYREGLDTYLEWTRQVNEEGKKVSTNSDTEGRFHSNWLNMMYPRLKLARNLLTDDGVIFISIDDNEQDNLKKLCNEVFGESNLIAVVPTIMNLKGNQDAYGFAETHDYVLVYAKKKEESVLGKFPLDEEAIEEDWEEDEHGLFKRADTLRRTGQDASRERRPKGWFPIFIAQNEEIYVTDDDEPKKSGDEVVWPLNDDGLELSWTWGKKKISLENFNLVVVRRSDGRPNIYKKQRPGVGDVPSIKPKSVMYKSEYSTSTATTHLKALFDRKKLFETPKPVPFIKDVVRIGSPSDGIVLDFFAGSATSAHAVMQLNAEDNGKRRFIMVQLPEPTPEDSEARKAGFTTIADISRKRIELAGEKIKSDFAENNVDTGFRAYKLADTNFTKWRVTSDIEPDKLTQHLLDLRDSSTDDASPDDLLTELLLKLGYSLNEHLSMQTIAGLDIHAIAGDADKPRLLAYLNERTKPSLEQLRELVNAEPTRLIVLEDAFQGDDELKTNIAQYARSKGIELRTA, from the coding sequence ATGGCAAATGAACGTATTACTGAACATAGCGCTAAACAGAAAGAAAATGCTGAATCGAGTTGCAGTATTGATGTTTTGTCTGAGCGCCGACAGGATGAGTCTTGTCCATCGCCTTTCGATATCAGCCGCGACCTCTTTGACATCCCAAGTACTACCCCGAATTTCCGCACTGAACTGGCGGCTCAGCTTGCCGAGCTGATTCCAGAGGCTGTTGCTGATGGTAAGCTGGACGTTGAAAAACTTCGCGAGCTGCTGGCCGATGATGTCGCTGACAGTAACGAGCGCTTTGGCCTGTTTTGGCCGGGGAAAAAGCGTGCTCTGCGTGCAGCACAAGCATCGACTACCGCAACACTGAAACCAGACTTTGCTAACTCAAAAGACTGGGACACGACGCAGAACGTGTTTATCGAGGGAGACAATCTCGAGGTCCTGAAGATCCTGCAACGGCACTATCATAACAAGATTAAGCTGATTTACATCGATCCCCCTTATAACAAAGGCAAGGATTTTGTTTACCCGGACAACTACAGAGAGGGGCTGGATACTTACCTTGAGTGGACGCGACAGGTGAATGAGGAAGGTAAGAAAGTTTCCACTAATAGCGATACCGAAGGGCGCTTTCACTCCAACTGGCTAAACATGATGTATCCGCGCCTGAAATTAGCCCGTAATCTGCTTACAGATGATGGCGTGATTTTTATTTCGATTGATGATAATGAACAGGACAACCTAAAGAAGTTGTGTAATGAAGTTTTTGGTGAATCAAATTTGATTGCGGTTGTTCCAACCATTATGAATCTCAAAGGAAACCAAGACGCTTACGGATTCGCCGAAACTCACGACTATGTTCTTGTTTATGCGAAAAAGAAGGAAGAAAGTGTTTTAGGTAAATTTCCTCTTGACGAAGAGGCTATTGAGGAGGACTGGGAGGAGGATGAGCATGGACTATTTAAGCGTGCCGATACTCTTCGTCGTACCGGGCAGGATGCAAGTCGTGAACGTAGGCCAAAAGGCTGGTTTCCTATCTTCATTGCACAAAACGAGGAGATTTACGTTACAGATGATGATGAGCCAAAGAAGTCCGGTGATGAAGTCGTCTGGCCACTCAACGATGATGGACTTGAATTGTCGTGGACTTGGGGTAAGAAGAAAATAAGCTTAGAGAACTTTAATCTTGTAGTTGTCCGCCGTTCCGATGGGAGGCCAAATATTTACAAGAAACAGCGACCAGGAGTCGGCGACGTTCCATCTATTAAGCCGAAGTCAGTGATGTATAAGTCGGAATACTCAACCAGTACGGCTACAACTCATCTTAAGGCACTCTTCGACAGGAAAAAGTTATTTGAAACGCCAAAGCCTGTTCCGTTCATAAAAGATGTTGTAAGAATCGGATCTCCAAGTGACGGCATAGTATTGGATTTCTTCGCTGGCAGTGCCACCTCTGCCCACGCTGTAATGCAGCTTAACGCCGAGGACAACGGCAAGCGTCGTTTTATCATGGTGCAACTGCCCGAACCCACGCCGGAAGATTCCGAAGCGCGCAAGGCAGGTTTTACCACTATCGCCGACATCTCGCGCAAGCGCATCGAACTCGCAGGCGAGAAAATAAAATCTGATTTTGCAGAAAACAATGTTGATACCGGCTTTCGTGCCTATAAGCTGGCGGACACCAATTTCACCAAATGGCGCGTTACCAGCGATATCGAACCTGACAAGCTAACCCAACATTTGCTCGACCTGCGCGATAGCAGCACTGATGATGCCAGTCCCGATGATCTGCTTACTGAGCTACTGTTGAAACTTGGCTATTCGTTGAACGAACATCTCAGTATGCAGACTATCGCCGGGCTGGACATCCATGCCATCGCTGGCGATGCCGACAAGCCGCGTTTGCTGGCCTACTTAAACGAGCGAACCAAACCCTCATTGGAACAATTGCGGGAGCTGGTGAATGCCGAACCTACGCGCCTGATCGTTCTGGAGGATGCCTTCCAAGGCGACGACGAACTGAAAACCAATATTGCTCAATATGCAAGGAGCAAAGGTATTGAGCTGAGGACGGCGTGA